A single window of Lysobacter oculi DNA harbors:
- a CDS encoding SPRY domain-containing protein, translating to MKTFARFATVPIGTGLVAGNGGLLLASNVAGLSTPRTARGDIGRSSGVVGFEVALWGDAALVAMVGLVQPGASLDTFIGADAAGIGWRLDTGQVFAGGAVVASGLPVIGKQEIVGLQVDFTAGKVRFYRGSNMVHERDLPAGGVTWYPAVALAAVEPGTLVAAISAGQWPAATPAGTWAPAPAAAAPVRLADMHWLSAPGDVLPNARYEGLIADGGFDTFSALHFWPWGDAPIAVSMATLRVMDPEGRVDGLLTGSADGLPVKVSAAPRAGSLADAQGVGRYVLAGAEVEDDMRRTLTLADAHDDLGELLNPAVFLPNIPQLAWQPQPLVIGAVANIPALPANGDATALFLADAPVHGISVVRDRGDAMEAGTWVQSADKHQLLMASPSIGPVTADGSSLGLTSGEPTPATLQQFLGECFRRIGKSAWASGDAAAIDAATGYAGIGYSSRDAVDAWTAVTAALASYGAWLWRDGDGVLRIARVVAPEAVADADIVLELEESQLLRDVVRVNDGAPALSRRMGYRPNAYIHGPADLVTDLEDVPPAMRERLMSPHWGQVYSDRAISPIYRHADTAPARTSLFWREQDAYAELDRVLGIYAVARASYRWEIRDLKINLTPGDAVRAKYSRYMALASGRKLLVRGVQRNEITGATVLTLWG from the coding sequence ATGAAGACCTTTGCGCGCTTCGCAACGGTGCCGATCGGGACGGGCCTGGTCGCCGGCAATGGCGGACTGCTGCTGGCCAGCAACGTAGCCGGGTTGTCCACGCCGCGTACCGCGCGCGGCGATATCGGCCGCAGTAGTGGCGTGGTCGGCTTCGAAGTGGCGCTGTGGGGTGACGCCGCGTTGGTCGCGATGGTAGGGCTGGTGCAGCCTGGCGCATCTCTGGATACCTTCATCGGCGCGGATGCGGCTGGCATCGGCTGGCGACTGGACACCGGGCAGGTATTCGCCGGCGGCGCGGTGGTGGCCAGCGGCCTGCCTGTCATCGGCAAGCAGGAGATCGTCGGTCTGCAGGTGGATTTCACCGCCGGGAAAGTGCGCTTCTACCGCGGTTCGAACATGGTCCACGAGAGGGACCTTCCGGCCGGCGGCGTGACCTGGTATCCGGCCGTCGCGCTGGCGGCCGTCGAGCCCGGCACGCTGGTCGCGGCGATCAGCGCGGGCCAATGGCCAGCAGCAACGCCGGCCGGGACGTGGGCGCCGGCGCCAGCGGCCGCAGCGCCTGTGCGACTGGCTGACATGCACTGGCTGAGCGCACCTGGCGATGTCCTGCCGAACGCGCGTTACGAAGGTCTGATTGCGGATGGTGGGTTCGACACCTTCTCGGCCCTGCACTTCTGGCCCTGGGGTGATGCGCCGATCGCTGTCAGCATGGCCACGCTTCGGGTGATGGACCCGGAGGGTCGAGTCGATGGTCTGCTGACAGGCTCGGCGGATGGGCTCCCAGTCAAGGTCAGCGCCGCGCCGCGGGCAGGTTCGCTCGCGGACGCGCAAGGCGTGGGCCGCTATGTGTTGGCGGGTGCAGAAGTCGAGGACGACATGCGCCGCACGCTGACGCTGGCGGATGCTCACGATGACTTGGGTGAATTGCTCAACCCGGCGGTTTTCCTGCCCAACATTCCGCAGCTCGCCTGGCAGCCACAGCCGCTGGTGATCGGTGCAGTGGCCAACATCCCAGCGTTGCCGGCGAACGGTGACGCCACTGCACTCTTTCTCGCGGATGCGCCGGTGCACGGCATCAGCGTCGTGCGCGACCGCGGGGATGCGATGGAAGCCGGCACATGGGTGCAGTCGGCCGACAAGCACCAGCTGCTGATGGCTTCGCCCAGCATCGGCCCGGTGACCGCCGATGGCAGCAGCCTCGGGCTGACTTCAGGCGAGCCGACGCCGGCCACGCTCCAGCAATTCCTCGGCGAGTGCTTCCGGCGCATTGGCAAGTCGGCGTGGGCCAGCGGGGACGCAGCGGCGATCGACGCGGCCACAGGTTATGCAGGCATCGGCTATTCCAGTCGGGACGCTGTGGACGCCTGGACCGCCGTTACGGCCGCGCTGGCCAGCTACGGGGCCTGGTTGTGGCGTGACGGCGACGGCGTGCTGCGTATTGCGCGCGTGGTGGCGCCGGAGGCAGTGGCCGATGCCGATATCGTCCTTGAGCTTGAGGAAAGCCAGCTGCTGCGAGATGTGGTGCGCGTGAACGATGGCGCGCCCGCCCTTTCACGCCGCATGGGCTATCGGCCCAATGCCTACATCCACGGCCCGGCTGATCTGGTCACCGACCTTGAGGATGTGCCGCCCGCGATGCGAGAGCGGCTGATGTCGCCGCATTGGGGGCAGGTCTACAGCGATCGGGCCATCTCGCCGATCTATCGTCACGCCGACACTGCGCCGGCACGTACATCGCTGTTCTGGCGAGAGCAAGACGCCTATGCGGAGCTCGATCGGGTGCTGGGGATATATGCAGTGGCGCGCGCCAGTTACCGCTGGGAGATCCGCGATCTCAAAATCAACCTCACTCCGGGCGATGCAGTGAGGGCGAAATATTCGCGTTACATGGCGCTGGCCAGCGGCCGAAAGCTGCTGGTTCGTGGTGTTCAACGAAACGAAATCACCGGCGCGACCGTGTTGACCTTGTGGGGATGA